In the genome of Deinococcus fonticola, the window AACTGGCCACCGGTAAGCTGACCCTGGGCACCAACCTGCTGGACGAGCAGCGCTTTCACCAGGATTACGTGCGCCAGCGCCAGGCCCAGTTGCAAGCCCAGCTGAACGCCGAGCGCGAACGCGAACGCGACTGACACTCGGCCCATACATCAAGAACCTGACTCGCCTTTCGGGGCGAGTTTTTGGTTTTTCTTTGCGGCTTGACCTTCAAGTCCGCTGAGGTGCTTACTGAGGGCCATGCAAATCGTGAAAAGCTTGGAGAGGGCCGACCTGAAGCTGTCTTTCGTGAATGCCGACGCCACGCAGGCACGGACGCTGCGTGACCTGCAACCCGGCCAGGTGCGCCTGACCGCCCGGCTGGACGGGCATGACGAGGCGGTGGCCCTTGCGCCCCAGGACGCCGGCGAGGCGCGCGAGATCGGCGTGGCGCTGGCGAACCTGGCCGGCACCGTGGGCGCGAAGAACCTGCACGTGGCCGCCAACGAGTACGCGGCGGCGCTGGCCGGGGCGGCTTCGGCCGCGCACTGGAAGGACACGCGCTTCAGAGGGGTGGCCTTTACGGCGGCTGAAACGCCCCAGCTGCACCTGGAGGGCCTGGGGGACGCCGAGCAGGCGCGGGTGCAGGCGGTACTGGCCGGCATGACCTTCACGCGTGAGCTGGTGAGTGCGCCGGCCAACCACCTGAGCCCCGCCACGCTGGCCAGAGAAGCCCGCACGCTGGAGCGCTGCGGCCTGGATGTGGACGTGCTGGACACGGAGGAAGTGAAAGCGCGCGGCATGAACCTGCTGGCGGCGGTGGCGGCGGGCAGCAAGGACGGCCCGCGCCTGATCCGCGTGACCCTCCCAGCACGCGGCGAGTGCCAGAAGGTGGTGGCGCTGGTCGGCAAGGGCATCACCTTCGACACCGGCGGATACTCGCTGAAAACTGCGCAGGGCATGTACGGCATGAAAAACGACATGGGCGGGGCCGCCACGGTGCTGGGCACCATGCGGGCGCTGGCCGACCTGCGCGCGTCCATCCCTGACGGGGTGGAGATCCGCGCTTACGTGGCCGCCGCCGAGAACATGGTCGGCCCGGACGCCATGCGCCCCGGCGACATCTACCGCGCTGCGAACGGCAAGACCGTGGAGGTCACCAACACCGACGCCGAGGGCCGCCTGGTGCTGGCCGACGCCCTGGCCGTGGCCTGTGACGAGGGCGCCACCGAACTGGTGGACGTGGCTACCCTGACCGGCGCAAAAATCACCGCCCTGGGCTCGGACATGGCCGCCGTGTTCAGCAACGACCGCGATCTGGTGACCCGCCTGCAGCGCGCCGCCGACGCGGCTGGAGAGTCCATCTGGGAACTCCCACTGCACCAGCCGTACCTGAAGGCCTACCAGAAGAACACCATTGCCGACCTGAAGAACAGTGACGGCAACCCTGCGGGCGGCAGCATCAAGGCGGCGCTGTTCCTGTCGCAGTTCGTCACGCGGCCCTGGGCGCACCTGGACATTGCCGGCAACGCCGCCAAGGAGGACGTAGCGACCGGCTGGGGCGTGGGCACCCTGACCGAGTACGTGCTGAACAGGTAACCCAATCCCTCCAGTCACCACGTTTGCTGGCGGCTGGGCCGTTATGCTGGCGCGGTGCCCGATTCTTCGCCCGGCGTGACGCGCCGCCTGTACGGCCTCCTGACGCCTTACTGCCGCGTGGTGGGCCTGGGGCTTCTGCTGCTGGTCGGTAGCGTGGTGGCCGAACTGTACCCGCCGCTGGTATGGATCCGGGTGGTGGATCACGGCATCGCGCAGCGCGACTGGCCCTTCATTGCCCGGCAACTGGTGCTGCTGGTTCTGGTGTTTGGCGTGCAGCAACTCCTGAGCGCCTGGCGCGGCGTGCTGCTGGAGCGGGCGGGGCAGCAGCTCACGCTGGATCTGCGGCTGGCGGTGTACCGCAAATTGCAGGGGCAGTCGGCCGAGTACTTCGAGTCGCAGCGCACGGGTGACCTGATTGCCCGCGTGACCGGGGACGTGGACGCCATTCAGGACGTGCTGGTGCGCGGCACCGACTCGGTGCTGGCCAACGCCCTGCGACTGGTCGGGGTGGTGGGGATCTTCATTGCCCTGAACCCGGTGCTGGGGGTGCTGACCACGCTGCCCATGCTGGGGGTGGGCCTGCTGCTGTGGCGCTACACGGGAACGGTGCGGCCGGCGTACCGGGCGGCCCGCACCCGCCTGGGCGACCTCACGGCCCTGATCACGGATCGCCTGTCGGGCATGCGGGTGGTGCAGACACATGCCCGCGAACACGCCGAAACGGCGCGGGTAGAGGGCCTGGCCCGCGAGCTGTACGGCGTGCAGGTGCAGGCGGTGACGCTGCGCAACCGCTCGTTTCCGCTGGCGCGGTTTGTCGGCAACCTGGGCAACGTGATCATGCTGGGCGGCGGCGCGTGGTTGATCATGGCCGGGCAGTTCACGGTCGGGGGCCTGCTGGCTTACCGGGGGTACGGGCGTTACTTTTACGGCCCGCTGGACGATCTGGTGGGCATTGCCGACCTGCTGCAACGGGCCGAGGCCAGTGGCCGGCGGGTCTTCGAGGTGCTGGACGCGCCCGTGACCATTCAGGAACGTCCGGACGCCCGAGTGCTGCCCCAGCCGGTGCGCGGTGAGCTGGAGTTCGTGGGCGTGAGCTTCGGGTATGACGCGGCGCGGCCCGTGCTGGACGGCGTGAGTTTCCGCGTGCCGGCCGGGCAGCGCGTGGCGATCCTGGGCGAGTCCGGCGCGGGCAAGAGCACGCTGCTGGGCCTGGTCACGCGCCTGCACGACCCGCAGACGGGCGCGGTGCGGCTGGACGGCTTGGACGTGCGCGACCTGACCCTGAGCAGCCTGCGCACGAATGCCGTGACCATGCCGCAGGACACCTTCCTGTTTCACGACACGGTTCGCGCCAACGTGACCTACGCCTGCCCGGACGCTGACCTCCAGCAGATCCGGGCAGCCCTGCGGGCGGCGCACGCGCTGGCCTTCGTGGAAGCGTTGCCGGAAGGGCTGGATACCATGGTGGGCGAGCGGGGCGTGAAACTGTCGGGGGGGCAGCGTCAGCGTCTGGGCATCGCCCGCATCCTGCTGGCCGACCCGGCCGTGCTGCTGCTGGACGAACCGACCAGCGCCGTGGACGCCGAGAGCGAACAGCAGGTGACCCAGGCCTTGCAGGCGATCATGCACGGGCGCACCACCCTGATCGTGACGCACCGCCTCAGTCTGTCGCGAGGCGCAGACCGCGTGCTGGTGGTCGCGAACGGGCAGATCGTGGAAGACGGTTCACCGGAGCTGCTGCGGAGCCGCAACGGCGCCTTCGCAGCCCTGGAACGCGCGGCCCAGCACCTTGAAGCCGCACAACCCAGTCCCG includes:
- a CDS encoding ABC transporter ATP-binding protein; its protein translation is MPDSSPGVTRRLYGLLTPYCRVVGLGLLLLVGSVVAELYPPLVWIRVVDHGIAQRDWPFIARQLVLLVLVFGVQQLLSAWRGVLLERAGQQLTLDLRLAVYRKLQGQSAEYFESQRTGDLIARVTGDVDAIQDVLVRGTDSVLANALRLVGVVGIFIALNPVLGVLTTLPMLGVGLLLWRYTGTVRPAYRAARTRLGDLTALITDRLSGMRVVQTHAREHAETARVEGLARELYGVQVQAVTLRNRSFPLARFVGNLGNVIMLGGGAWLIMAGQFTVGGLLAYRGYGRYFYGPLDDLVGIADLLQRAEASGRRVFEVLDAPVTIQERPDARVLPQPVRGELEFVGVSFGYDAARPVLDGVSFRVPAGQRVAILGESGAGKSTLLGLVTRLHDPQTGAVRLDGLDVRDLTLSSLRTNAVTMPQDTFLFHDTVRANVTYACPDADLQQIRAALRAAHALAFVEALPEGLDTMVGERGVKLSGGQRQRLGIARILLADPAVLLLDEPTSAVDAESEQQVTQALQAIMHGRTTLIVTHRLSLSRGADRVLVVANGQIVEDGSPELLRSRNGAFAALERAAQHLEAAQPSPVA
- a CDS encoding M17 family metallopeptidase, whose translation is MQIVKSLERADLKLSFVNADATQARTLRDLQPGQVRLTARLDGHDEAVALAPQDAGEAREIGVALANLAGTVGAKNLHVAANEYAAALAGAASAAHWKDTRFRGVAFTAAETPQLHLEGLGDAEQARVQAVLAGMTFTRELVSAPANHLSPATLAREARTLERCGLDVDVLDTEEVKARGMNLLAAVAAGSKDGPRLIRVTLPARGECQKVVALVGKGITFDTGGYSLKTAQGMYGMKNDMGGAATVLGTMRALADLRASIPDGVEIRAYVAAAENMVGPDAMRPGDIYRAANGKTVEVTNTDAEGRLVLADALAVACDEGATELVDVATLTGAKITALGSDMAAVFSNDRDLVTRLQRAADAAGESIWELPLHQPYLKAYQKNTIADLKNSDGNPAGGSIKAALFLSQFVTRPWAHLDIAGNAAKEDVATGWGVGTLTEYVLNR